GCTCCCAAAATATCTTCTACTGTCAAGCCACGTTTAGCAGCAATATCAGCAGGGGTATATAGTTTAGACAAACCGTCTAATGTAGCGCGTACAATATTGTACGGATTAGTAGAACCATGTACTTTAGCTGAAATGTTATGGATACCCATAGCATCAAATACTAAACGCATTGGACCACCAGCTTTTACACCGCTACCTTCTTTAGCAGGTTGCATAAATACCTTAGTAGCACCATGACGACCAATAACCTCATGATGAATAGTACCGTTTTTCAAAGGTACTTTAATCATAGAACGTCGAGCTTGGTCCATTGCTTTTTGAACAGCAACTGGTACTTCTTTTGATTTACCTTTGCCCATACCGATGCGACCATCACCATCACCAACAACAGTCAGTGCAGAGAAAGCCATGATACGGCCACCTTTAACTACTTTAGTCACACGATTAACTGCGACCATCTTTTCAATCAGGCCGTCACCGCGTTCTTCAATTTCATGTTTTGCCATCTGAAAGTCTCCAAATATTAGAAGCTTAAACCATTTTCACGTGCAGCTTCAGCCAAAGCTTTCACACGACCGTGATATTGGAAACCTGAACGGTCAAAAGCAACTTTTTCAACACCTACTGCTTTAGCTTTTTCAGCAATACGCTTACCAACTATAACTGCTGCTTCAACGTTGCCACCTGATTTCAGGCTACTACGTACTTCAGCTTCCAATGTAGAGGCTTGAGCCAATACTTTATCACCTTCAGCACTAATTACTTGAGCATAAATATGATTATTGCTGCGGAACACACATAATCTTACTATTTTCAAGTCCGCGATACGTGCACGGGTTTTGCGTGCACGACGGAGTCGGGTTGCATGTTTATCCATTAGTGAACCTCAATTATTTTTTCTTGGCTTCTTTCATCACTACTACTTCACCTACATAACGAACACCTTTGCCTTTATAAGGTTCAGGAGAACGGAATGCACGAATTTCAGCAGCGACTTGGCCAACCACTTGTTTATCTGCACCAGTCAAAACGATTTCTGTTTGGCTAGGAGTTTGAACAGAAACACCTTCAGGCATTTCATACACGATCGGATGAGAGAAACCCAAAGATAAGTTTAAAACTTTACCTTGAGCTTGGGCACGATAACCCACACCAATTAATTGAAGTCTTTTCTCAAAACCTTCTGAAACACCCTTAACCATGTTATTAACCAATGCACGAGCAGTACCAGACATAGCATTAGCCTGCTTACTGTTATTTTTTGCAGCAAAAGTCAATTTACCATCGTTCAATTCAATAGCAACATCGGAATGCAAAGGAAAAGACAATTCGCCATTTTTACCTTTGATTACCAATGCATCTGTTCCGAATTTTACTTCTACACCAGCAGGAACAGTCACTGGGTTTTTTGCGACGCGTGACATTTACTTTTCTCCACTAGGCTACGATGCACAACAACTCACCACCAACGCCCTCAGAACGGGCTTTGCGATCAGTCATCACACCTTTAGAAGTACTAACAATAGCAACACCCAAGCCATTCATTACACTAGGGATCTCGCTGGATGCTTTGTAAATACGCAAACCTGGACGTGAAACACGTTTGATTTGCTCAATCACAGGACGACCTGCATAGTATTTCAATTGAATTTCCAATACCGGTTTTGCATCAGCAGAAACCGTAAAATCCTCGATATAACCTTCATCTTTCAAAACTTTTGCAATTGCGCATTTCAATTTTGAGGAAGGCATGGCAACTGTTGCTTTATTAGCACGTTGCGCATTGCGAACACGAGTCAACATATCGGAAATAGGATCATGCATACTCATTATTTATACTCCTATTACCAGCTAGCTTTAACAACACCAGGAATCTCGCCACGCATAGCGATTTCACGGATTTTAATACGGCCCAAACCAAATTTACGGAAAGTGCCACGAGGACGACCTGTTAAAGCACAACGACGACGTTGACGCACAGGTGCTGCATTACGAGGAATGGATTGAAATTTCAAACGTGCCTCAAAACGCTCTTCTTCAGTCGCATCTGCATCATTAATAACAGCAAAAATTGCCTCACGTTTAGCTGCAAATTTTTTTGCCAATGCCTGACGTTTCAGCTCACGATTAATAAGTGCTTTCTTAGCCATGATTATCCTTTAAACGGAAACTTGAACAGTGACAACAAAGCTTTCGCTTCTTCATCAGTTTTTGCGGTAGTTGTAATTGTAATATTCAAACCACGCAAAGCATCAATTTTATCGTATTCAATTTCCGGGAAAATAATTTGCTCACGAACGCCCATATTGTAATTGCCACGACCATCAAATGATTTACCGCTTACACCACGGAAGTCACGTACACGAGGCAATGCAATAGTGATCAACCGATCTAAGAATTCAAACATTTGATCACGACGCAATGTTACTTTGCAACCAACCGGATAGTTATCACGGATTTTAAAACCTGCGATAGATTTACGAGCAACCGTAACAACCGGTTTTTGGCCAGCAATTTTCTCTAAATCTGAAACAGCATGCTCCATGACTTTTTTATCAGCAACGGCCTCACCTACACCCATATTTAAGGTGATTTTCTCAATACGCGGAACTTCCATTACTGATTTGTAACCAAATTGCTTAACCAATTCAGGAACAACTGTATTTTTATAAAACTCTCTCAAACGAGCCATGTTATCTCCTTATGCTCCAATGATAGAGCCATTTGATTTGAAGAAACGAACGCGTTTAACTTTGCCTTCATTTTCAATCAGCTTAATACCAACACGGTCTGCTTTATTAGTTTCTGGATTCAGGATTGCAACATTAGAAATATCTAAAGGCATTTCTTTAGTAATAATGCCACCCTCAATACCACGCATCGGATTAGGTTTTTGATGGCGTTTCACAACATTCACACCTTCAACAACAACTTTATTACCCAATACTCGAACTACCTGACCTTGCTTACCTTTATCTTTACCGGCAATTACTACAACCTGATCGCCTTTAATGATTTTATTCATCGCGCTATTCCTTATAATACTTCAGGCGCCAATGAAACGATTTTCATAAATCGCTCAGTACGCAATTCACGGGTTACCGGACCAAAAATACGAGTACCCAAGGGTTCAAGTTTATTATTCAATAATACAGCAGCGTTATTATCAAATTTAATTAACGCGCCATCTGGGCGACGCACACCCTTAGCAGTACGAACAACTACTGCATTGTATACATCACCTTTTTTGACGCGGCCACGCGGGGCTGCATCTTTAACTGCAACTTTAATAATATCGCCAACAGAAGCGTAGCGACGCTTAGATCCGCCTAATACTTTGATACACATTACGCGTCGTGCACCAGAGTTATCAGCCACATCTAAGATGGTCTGCATTTGAATCATATTAGTACCTTTAAATTAACCAACTTAATTTACCACTTTCATATAACTTACACCCAATTACAGATGCTCATTAAATGAAACCATCAAGGTTCTAGTAAACCAGTCTTGGATCCCGAAGGGGAGAACTTCCAGAAGAAACTGAAAGATAAGAAACGAAGTTTACACTCAAATTCACTTTGGCGCAATACTTCGTTTCCTATTAAAGCTAACTGTCTTAATTTTTAAACAGTACGCGCTTTCTCAACCAGTTCTTTAACAACCCAAGATTTGGTTTTCGACAGTGGACGAGATTCCGCAATTACTACTACATCACCAATTCCATATTGATTATTTTCATCATGGGCATGGATTTTAGTTGATAAACGGATAATTTTACCGTACAGAGGATGTTTTACTTTACGTTCAACCAATACCGTAACGGTTTTGTCCATCTTGTCGCTCACCACTTTGCCTTGCAAAGTACGAACATTTTTATTTTCGCTCATTACTTAGCACCTTTTTCAGTTAAAATGGTTTTAATACGAGCAATATCGCGACGTACACGTTTTAATTCGCTTGGTTTACCCAATTGACCAGTTGCATTTTGCATACGTAAGCCAAATTGAGCCTTCAACAAGTCCAACAAATCTGCATTTAATTGCTCAATAGATTTGTCTTTCAATTCATTTGCTTTCATTATTGACCTACCTGTCTTACTACAAAGGTCGTAGGAATAGGCAATTTGGCAGCAGCTAATTCAAATGCTTCACGAGCCAAAGCCTCTGGAACACCGTCCATTTCATACAACACTTTGCCTGGTTTAATTTCGGCAATGTAATATTCCACGTTACCTTTACCGCCACCCATACGAACTTGAATAGGTTTTTCAGTAATTGGTTTGTCAGGGAATACACGAATCCAAATACGACCACCACGTTTAATGTGGCGAGTCATTGTACGACGAGCAGCTTCGATTTGGCGGGCAGTCAAACGACCACGACCAACGGCTTTCAAACCGAACTCACCGAAACTTACTTTATTACCGCGGGTAGCAATACCAGTATTGCGACCCTTTTGTTGCTTGCGGTATTTCAGTCTAGTTGGCTGCAGCATTACGTCCACCTGCCTTTCTTTGTTTCTTCTCATGCTCAGGTTTAGCTGAAGTCTTTACATTACCTTCAGTATAGACCCAAACTTTCAAACCTAGCACGCCATAAGTGGTATGGGCTTCGCTAGTTGCATAATCTACATTTGCACGCAAAGTATGCAGAGGTACACGACCTTCACGATACCATTCGCTACGAGCAATATCCGCACCATTCAGACGACCCGAGGTCATAATCTTGATACCTTTTGCTCCTGAACGCATAGCATTTTGCATAGCACGTTTCATAGCACGGCGGAATTGAACGCGTTTTTCCAATTGCTGAGCAATACCATCAGCAATAATTTGTGCATCCAATTCAGGTTTACGGATTTCTTCAATATTCACATGAACAGGCACACCCATCAAGGCTTGCAAATCACGTTTCAGAACTTCGATATCCTCACCTTTTTTACCAATTACTACGCCTGGACGGGCAGAGTGAATGGTAATACGTGCAGATTTTGCAGGACGTTCAATAACTACGCGACCAACAGAAGCATTCGCCAATTTTTTACGCAGGTAGTTACGAACATCAATATCTTGTTTCAAAACAGCAGAAAAGTCGGTGCTTTTAGCAAACCATTTTGAAGCCCAGTCTTTAGTTACCGCCAGGCGAAAGCCTGTAGGGTTAATCTTTTGTCCCATAGCTTTTCCTTAGTTGCCCACTGTCACATTGATATGACAAGTTTGTTTTTCAATGCGGTTACCGCGACCTTTGGCACGAGCTTGGAAACGTTTCAAGCTTGGACCTTTGTCAACAAAGATAGTTACCACTTTCAACTCATCAATGTCGGCACCGTTATTGTGCTCGGCATTAGCAATAGCTGATTCCAATACTTTTTTAATCAATTCAGCACCTTTTTTAGGACTGAAAGTCAAAATATTCAAAGCCTGGGCAACGTCTTTACCACGAATCAAATCAGCTACCAAACGAGCCTTTTGAGCAGAGATACGGGCATTTTTATGTTGTGCATTTACTCTCATGATTCACCTTATTTCTTTTTAGCCTTTTTATCAGCCAAGTGGCCTTTAAAGGTACGGGTCAATGAGAATTCACCTAATTTATGACCAACCATGTTATCACTGATAAACACGGGCACATGGGTACGGCCGTTGTGTACAGCAATGGTCAGACCGATAAAATCAGGCAGAATGGTAGAACGACGAGACCAAGTTTTAATCGGGCGCTTGTCGTTGCTTGCACGAGCAGCATCTACTTTTTTCAGCAAATGCAGGTCTACATATGGGCCTTTTTTCAATGAACGAGCCATACTAATTAACCTTTATTTGAGTAACGACGACGAACAATCATGTTATCCGTGCGTTTGTTATTACGAGTGCGGTAGCCTTTAGCAGGAGTACCCCATGGGCTAACCGGTTCGCGAGCTTCACCGGTACGACCTTCACCACCACCATGCGGGTGATCGACAGGGTTCATGACAACACCACGAACGGTCGGACGAATACCGCGCCAACGATTAGCACCGGCTTTACCGATTTTCTTCAGGCTTTGCTCTTCGTTACCGACTTCACCGATGGTTGCACGGCAATTTACGTTGATTTTACGAACTTCGCCAGAGCGCAGACGGACTTGAGCGTATGCGCCTTCTTTAGCCAGCAATACCGCAGAAGCACCGGCAGAACGTGCAATTTGTGCACCTTTACCAGGCTTCATTTCGATACAGTGGATAGTCGTACCAACCGGAATGTTGCGGATCGGCAGGGTGTTACCTACTTTGATGGCAGCTTCAGCACCGGAAACCAATACAGCACCGGCTTGAATACCGCGAGGAGCGATGATGTAGCGACGTTCGCCGTCTGCATAGCACAACAGTGCAATAAAGGCAGTACGGTTAGGATCGTATTCGATACGCTCTACTTTGGCAGGGATACCGTCTTTGTTACGTTTAAAGTCTACAACACGGTAATGGTGTTTATGACCGCCGCCTTTATGACGAGTGGTGATATGACCATTATGGTTACGACCGGCAGTAGAATTTTTCTTTTCGAGCAAAGGTGCATAAGGCGCACCTTTGTGCAAACCTTCTGTTACCACGCGAACCATGCCGCGACGGCCTGCAGAAGTTGGCTTCATTTTAACGATTGCCATTTTGTTTATTCCTTATCTGCAGCTGCAGCAGCGGCTTCCAAATCCAACTCTTGACCGGCAGCCAAGCTTACATAAGCTTTTTTAACATCGCTGCGGCGGCCCAAAGTACGACCAAAACGCTTAGTTTTGCCTTTAGTTGTAACGGTAGTTACAGAAGCAACTTGAACACCAAACAGCAGCTCAACAGCAGCTTTGATTTCAGGTTTAGTTGCATTTGCCAAGACTTTAAACGTCATTTGGTTGCGTTTTTCAGCCAATACGTTGCTTTTTTCAGAAACGATAGGTGCCAAAATCACTTGAGTCAAACGTTGTTGATTCATACCCATTGCTCCTCTAATTGTGCAACTGCATCTTTAGTGATGATTACTTTTTTGTAACGCAGCAAGCTGTAAGGATCAACTTGTTGAGCTTCCAAAACCAACACGTTTGGCAAGTTGCGTGAAGCCAAGTAAACATTCTCGTCGAGCTGTTTGGTTACAAACAACACTTGCTCCAGACCCAGATTTTTCACTTGTTCAGCAAAAACTTTGGTTTTAGGAGTTTCAGCAGTCAACGCTTCGATAGCAAACAAACGCTCGTCACGAGCCAATTGGGACAGAATAGTCGCCATACCGGCACGGTACATTTTACGGTTTACTTTTTGAGTGAAGTTTTCGTCAGGTTTGTTCGGGAACGCGCGACCACCTTTACGCCACAGCGGAGAAGAAGTCATACCGGAACGGGCACGGCCGGTACCTTTTTGACGCCATGGTTTTTTGGTTGAGTGTTTTACTTCGGCACGGGTTTTTTGAGCACGGTTACCAGAGCGGGCGTTTGCCAAGTAGGCATTTACCAGCTGATGAACCAACGCTTCATTGTATTCGCGGGCGAACAAAGCATCAGAAACAGACAGGCTGCCTGAAACTTGTCCTTTAGCGTCAATTACTTTCAATTCCATTACGCACCTACTTTCACGCTAGGACGAACTACAACATCGCTGTTGACCGCACCCGGAACAGCACCCTTAACCAACAGCAGTTGGCGTTCTGCATCAACACGGACAACTTCCAATTTTTGAACAGTTGCTTTGGTGTTGCCGTATTGGCCGGCCATGCGCTTACCGGGGAACACGCGACCCGGGTCTTGCGCCATACCGATAGAACCTGGAACGCGGTGAGAGCGAGAGTTACCGTGGGAAGTACGTTGGGCACCGAAGTTATGACGTTTGATCGTGCCGGAGAAACCTTTACCTTTAGAGGTACCGGTTACATCGACCAGTTGACCAACTTCAAACATAGAAACGGTGATTTCGTCACCGGCTTTCAATTCAGCCAGTTTTTCTTCAGTCAAAGCAAACTCGATCAAACCGCGACCGGCTTCAACACCTGCTTTTGCAAAGTGTCCAGCTTCGGCTTTGTTGACACGGTTAGCTTTTTTCTGACCAAAGGTAACTTGAACGGCAGTATAACCGTCAGTATCTTTGGATTTTACTTGTGTAACGCGGTTGGTAGACATATCCAAAACGGTTACCGGAACAGAAACACCCTGTTCGTCGAACACGCGGGTCATACCAACTTTGCGTCCAACCAGACCTAAAGTCATGATTATTTTCCTTTTAAAGTAAAGGGACAGGCTACGATTGGCCTGTCTTTCGGACAAAGTTAAACTTAGCACAAATGTACCAAGCTCGGCATTATATCCGACAAGTTAAAGAAATATCAATAGAAATATCAGAAATATCTTCAATATGCCGTCTGAAGCGTTTTGAATCTTCAGACGGCATAGGGTCGGGCTATTTTAAAGGATCGGTATCCGATTATCGCGGCGTATGCATCTTTCTCCGACAAATCGGAATATGGTTGATGACTGCATCCATTATTTCTTCGAGATGGTAGTTTTCGTATGCCGAATAGTAAACAGGTCTAGAAATCTGCAAACCTGTCGCTTCCAGAATCCTTTTTTGTACCGATTCAGCCTTCTCGTCTAGAAACTGTTGCAAATTCGGCTGCGGCTGATGCAGCACCTTATCCCAATAACGTCCTTTCATCGCCATATCCGCCTGATT
Above is a window of Neisseria sp. Marseille-Q6792 DNA encoding:
- the rpsE gene encoding 30S ribosomal protein S5, which encodes MAKHEIEERGDGLIEKMVAVNRVTKVVKGGRIMAFSALTVVGDGDGRIGMGKGKSKEVPVAVQKAMDQARRSMIKVPLKNGTIHHEVIGRHGATKVFMQPAKEGSGVKAGGPMRLVFDAMGIHNISAKVHGSTNPYNIVRATLDGLSKLYTPADIAAKRGLTVEDILGANHD
- the rplR gene encoding 50S ribosomal protein L18, translated to MDKHATRLRRARKTRARIADLKIVRLCVFRSNNHIYAQVISAEGDKVLAQASTLEAEVRSSLKSGGNVEAAVIVGKRIAEKAKAVGVEKVAFDRSGFQYHGRVKALAEAARENGLSF
- the rplF gene encoding 50S ribosomal protein L6 encodes the protein MSRVAKNPVTVPAGVEVKFGTDALVIKGKNGELSFPLHSDVAIELNDGKLTFAAKNNSKQANAMSGTARALVNNMVKGVSEGFEKRLQLIGVGYRAQAQGKVLNLSLGFSHPIVYEMPEGVSVQTPSQTEIVLTGADKQVVGQVAAEIRAFRSPEPYKGKGVRYVGEVVVMKEAKKK
- the rpsH gene encoding 30S ribosomal protein S8, giving the protein MSMHDPISDMLTRVRNAQRANKATVAMPSSKLKCAIAKVLKDEGYIEDFTVSADAKPVLEIQLKYYAGRPVIEQIKRVSRPGLRIYKASSEIPSVMNGLGVAIVSTSKGVMTDRKARSEGVGGELLCIVA
- the rpsN gene encoding 30S ribosomal protein S14, whose amino-acid sequence is MAKKALINRELKRQALAKKFAAKREAIFAVINDADATEEERFEARLKFQSIPRNAAPVRQRRRCALTGRPRGTFRKFGLGRIKIREIAMRGEIPGVVKASW
- the rplE gene encoding 50S ribosomal protein L5, which encodes MARLREFYKNTVVPELVKQFGYKSVMEVPRIEKITLNMGVGEAVADKKVMEHAVSDLEKIAGQKPVVTVARKSIAGFKIRDNYPVGCKVTLRRDQMFEFLDRLITIALPRVRDFRGVSGKSFDGRGNYNMGVREQIIFPEIEYDKIDALRGLNITITTTAKTDEEAKALLSLFKFPFKG
- the rplX gene encoding 50S ribosomal protein L24 — its product is MNKIIKGDQVVVIAGKDKGKQGQVVRVLGNKVVVEGVNVVKRHQKPNPMRGIEGGIITKEMPLDISNVAILNPETNKADRVGIKLIENEGKVKRVRFFKSNGSIIGA
- the rplN gene encoding 50S ribosomal protein L14 is translated as MIQMQTILDVADNSGARRVMCIKVLGGSKRRYASVGDIIKVAVKDAAPRGRVKKGDVYNAVVVRTAKGVRRPDGALIKFDNNAAVLLNNKLEPLGTRIFGPVTRELRTERFMKIVSLAPEVL
- the rpsQ gene encoding 30S ribosomal protein S17; amino-acid sequence: MSENKNVRTLQGKVVSDKMDKTVTVLVERKVKHPLYGKIIRLSTKIHAHDENNQYGIGDVVVIAESRPLSKTKSWVVKELVEKARTV
- the rpmC gene encoding 50S ribosomal protein L29, whose protein sequence is MKANELKDKSIEQLNADLLDLLKAQFGLRMQNATGQLGKPSELKRVRRDIARIKTILTEKGAK
- the rplP gene encoding 50S ribosomal protein L16 produces the protein MLQPTRLKYRKQQKGRNTGIATRGNKVSFGEFGLKAVGRGRLTARQIEAARRTMTRHIKRGGRIWIRVFPDKPITEKPIQVRMGGGKGNVEYYIAEIKPGKVLYEMDGVPEALAREAFELAAAKLPIPTTFVVRQVGQ
- the rpsC gene encoding 30S ribosomal protein S3, whose translation is MGQKINPTGFRLAVTKDWASKWFAKSTDFSAVLKQDIDVRNYLRKKLANASVGRVVIERPAKSARITIHSARPGVVIGKKGEDIEVLKRDLQALMGVPVHVNIEEIRKPELDAQIIADGIAQQLEKRVQFRRAMKRAMQNAMRSGAKGIKIMTSGRLNGADIARSEWYREGRVPLHTLRANVDYATSEAHTTYGVLGLKVWVYTEGNVKTSAKPEHEKKQRKAGGRNAAAN
- the rplV gene encoding 50S ribosomal protein L22, which encodes MRVNAQHKNARISAQKARLVADLIRGKDVAQALNILTFSPKKGAELIKKVLESAIANAEHNNGADIDELKVVTIFVDKGPSLKRFQARAKGRGNRIEKQTCHINVTVGN
- the rpsS gene encoding 30S ribosomal protein S19, producing the protein MARSLKKGPYVDLHLLKKVDAARASNDKRPIKTWSRRSTILPDFIGLTIAVHNGRTHVPVFISDNMVGHKLGEFSLTRTFKGHLADKKAKKK
- the rplB gene encoding 50S ribosomal protein L2 — translated: MAIVKMKPTSAGRRGMVRVVTEGLHKGAPYAPLLEKKNSTAGRNHNGHITTRHKGGGHKHHYRVVDFKRNKDGIPAKVERIEYDPNRTAFIALLCYADGERRYIIAPRGIQAGAVLVSGAEAAIKVGNTLPIRNIPVGTTIHCIEMKPGKGAQIARSAGASAVLLAKEGAYAQVRLRSGEVRKINVNCRATIGEVGNEEQSLKKIGKAGANRWRGIRPTVRGVVMNPVDHPHGGGEGRTGEAREPVSPWGTPAKGYRTRNNKRTDNMIVRRRYSNKG
- the rplW gene encoding 50S ribosomal protein L23 gives rise to the protein MNQQRLTQVILAPIVSEKSNVLAEKRNQMTFKVLANATKPEIKAAVELLFGVQVASVTTVTTKGKTKRFGRTLGRRSDVKKAYVSLAAGQELDLEAAAAAADKE
- the rplD gene encoding 50S ribosomal protein L4, giving the protein MELKVIDAKGQVSGSLSVSDALFAREYNEALVHQLVNAYLANARSGNRAQKTRAEVKHSTKKPWRQKGTGRARSGMTSSPLWRKGGRAFPNKPDENFTQKVNRKMYRAGMATILSQLARDERLFAIEALTAETPKTKVFAEQVKNLGLEQVLFVTKQLDENVYLASRNLPNVLVLEAQQVDPYSLLRYKKVIITKDAVAQLEEQWV
- the rplC gene encoding 50S ribosomal protein L3 gives rise to the protein MTLGLVGRKVGMTRVFDEQGVSVPVTVLDMSTNRVTQVKSKDTDGYTAVQVTFGQKKANRVNKAEAGHFAKAGVEAGRGLIEFALTEEKLAELKAGDEITVSMFEVGQLVDVTGTSKGKGFSGTIKRHNFGAQRTSHGNSRSHRVPGSIGMAQDPGRVFPGKRMAGQYGNTKATVQKLEVVRVDAERQLLLVKGAVPGAVNSDVVVRPSVKVGA